In Pirellulales bacterium, the sequence TATCGTTGTAATCTTCGGGGACGAGCATCAGTTCTTGCCAGCCCGAGCGGCGCTGTTCGAAGGCCTTGCGCAACAGCGTGGCGATGATGTAGACCATCGAGTGATCGGCGCTCTGTCGCGTGTGCGGGTCGCGCTTGGCGGGGTCGCCAATAATGTGAAACGCCGGTTCGTAAATCGCAATCCGGACGCGCTTCAATTGGCTTTCGTCGGAGAGCAGTTGCGGATTCGCCGTCAACAGGTCCATTACGCCTTGCAGCGCGCCGGCCGATTGATGCTCGTACAGGCCCAGCTTGAAGTGCATTCCCATCACGGCGAAATCGTCGCCCGCGGTGGAGAGTGTCAGGTCGAACGGGCTGGTGTCGCGCGTCTTCGGCTTCTCGAACAAGCAGAAGATCGCCTCGGGGTTGCGAAAGATATCGGCCGGCCCCACAAAGCCACGCATGGCACGCCGCATCGACAGCACGGCCGCCTCGGTGCTGATCGCGGCCGAGGCACCCTTGGAATCTGACAATTGATGTCCGGCGCGAATGGCGCGAAATGGAATGTAATGCACCACGACCATGCCGATGGCCGATTCGATCTGATCGACCGTCGCGCCCAGGATGGCGCCGTAGACGGCGGCCGAGGCGATCGCCCCGTGAACGACGTGATCGATCTTGTGATCCTTGAGCGCGAAGACTTCGGCCAACCGACCGCGAATCTCGTCGAGCGCGATCATCGCCGCCAGTGTCTGCCGCCCATTGAGGCCGCGCAATTGCGCCGCGGCCACGGCCACGGGATAAAAATCGTTGTGACCGAACTCGCCGCGCGTGTAGCCGCG encodes:
- a CDS encoding MmgE/PrpD family protein, which codes for MTNEYLTLPRNENQARGIAQYALDFLAGKFAGPADSVFRMVERFHLDSIACGVSALACGTNAPTVLRREALEYRCAAGEGVPCLGSTERVMPEKAVLANSSAVREWDSNGTNFGYNPARGYTRGEFGHNDFYPVAVAAAQLRGLNGRQTLAAMIALDEIRGRLAEVFALKDHKIDHVVHGAIASAAVYGAILGATVDQIESAIGMVVVHYIPFRAIRAGHQLSDSKGASAAISTEAAVLSMRRAMRGFVGPADIFRNPEAIFCLFEKPKTRDTSPFDLTLSTAGDDFAVMGMHFKLGLYEHQSAGALQGVMDLLTANPQLLSDESQLKRVRIAIYEPAFHIIGDPAKRDPHTRQSADHSMVYIIATLLRKAFEQRRSGWQELMLVPEDYNDKSLHHPLTRKIMERIEFIHGGADYDAKYPDGIPTSIEFEHATLGKLASGLVMYPEGHARNNSGNLDKLLAHKFRLLAGLGVRDVDALYQRFTGLAEKSAQEIARLYEFEILERGGF